The proteins below are encoded in one region of Streptomyces marianii:
- a CDS encoding IS701 family transposase — MSPADLAVWDREFAALGERITPLFYRPESQGHALQYLRGLLSPLQRKNGWTMAEFAGEKEPKALQRFLNLTPWSAALMRDLVCDYAMERFADPRGVLIADPTGFAKKGTKSAGVQRQYSGTLGRVDNCQIGSFLAYANRRGDRVLIDRELYLPKDSWAVDFERRREAGIPDEVVFRTRPQQVQAMIERAVAAGVPFSWFVADEEFGQNRILRRYLEAEDIAYCMAVPKSTDVNTAGISTNPDTPTRLDNLASHLRPGDFSRRACGIGAKGFRTYDWAVIAGRDGRQYVVRRSIADGELAYFHCYNPRGESLSELVAVIGLRWPVEECFEAAKQQAGLDNYQVRKYDAWYRHITLSMLALAFLAAMARTPQKGALRTWAAGAGRERGGSRP, encoded by the coding sequence GTGAGCCCTGCCGATTTAGCCGTCTGGGACCGCGAGTTCGCCGCGCTGGGTGAGCGGATAACCCCCCTGTTCTACCGCCCGGAATCCCAAGGGCACGCCCTTCAGTACTTACGTGGGCTCCTCTCCCCGTTGCAGCGCAAGAACGGCTGGACCATGGCTGAGTTCGCCGGCGAGAAGGAGCCCAAAGCACTCCAGCGGTTCTTGAACCTCACCCCGTGGAGCGCGGCTCTGATGCGGGACCTGGTCTGCGACTACGCCATGGAACGCTTCGCGGATCCCCGGGGCGTGCTGATCGCCGACCCCACCGGCTTCGCGAAGAAGGGCACCAAATCCGCCGGGGTCCAGCGGCAGTATTCCGGCACCCTCGGACGTGTCGACAATTGCCAGATCGGGTCGTTCCTGGCCTACGCCAACCGTCGTGGCGACCGTGTACTGATCGACCGGGAGCTCTACCTGCCCAAGGATTCCTGGGCCGTCGACTTCGAACGCCGCCGGGAGGCGGGGATCCCGGACGAGGTGGTCTTCCGCACCCGTCCGCAGCAGGTCCAGGCCATGATCGAGCGCGCCGTGGCGGCCGGGGTGCCGTTTTCGTGGTTCGTTGCGGACGAGGAGTTCGGCCAGAACAGGATTCTGCGCAGGTATCTGGAAGCAGAGGACATTGCCTACTGCATGGCCGTTCCGAAATCTACCGACGTGAACACCGCGGGCATCTCCACCAACCCCGACACTCCGACCCGGTTGGACAACCTGGCATCACACCTGCGGCCGGGGGACTTCTCCCGGCGTGCCTGCGGGATCGGAGCCAAAGGGTTCCGCACCTACGACTGGGCGGTAATCGCCGGGCGGGACGGGCGCCAGTACGTAGTACGCCGCTCCATCGCGGATGGGGAGCTCGCCTACTTCCACTGCTACAACCCGCGCGGGGAATCACTGTCGGAACTGGTGGCGGTCATAGGACTGCGCTGGCCGGTCGAGGAGTGTTTCGAGGCGGCCAAGCAGCAGGCCGGGCTGGACAACTACCAGGTACGCAAATACGACGCCTGGTATCGCCATATCACCCTGTCCATGCTGGCGTTGGCGTTCCTGGCCGCGATGGCCCGAACCCCGCAAAAGGGGGCTCTTCGAACCTGGGCGGCGGGCGCGGGCCGCGAACGCGGCGGCTCGCGGCCCTGA
- a CDS encoding DUF397 domain-containing protein, with the protein MKRGRSDRGLTPLAYPVLDHLTPRHLSSPLVIRTGAGSVLDPSDDPSSCGGTSDCVEVAGLGPYTAIRDSQDRRRPPVVLTRTPALGRVLS; encoded by the coding sequence GTGAAAAGGGGTCGCTCCGATCGAGGGCTGACCCCTTTGGCGTACCCCGTGCTGGATCACCTGACGCCTCGCCACCTGTCGTCACCCCTGGTTATCCGCACCGGTGCTGGATCGGTGCTGGATCCATCTGACGACCCGTCATCGTGCGGCGGTACGAGCGACTGTGTCGAGGTCGCAGGACTTGGGCCTTACACCGCGATCCGTGATTCGCAGGACCGACGGCGGCCGCCCGTCGTGCTGACGCGCACGCCTGCCTTAGGGCGTGTTCTGAGTTGA
- a CDS encoding S8 family peptidase has product MSVMRNSQRRLSAASVTAVAALALGAASALPATAAEPAPVGVIENAGAPGAIAGSYIVTLDESAADAGSKAGKQLAAEYGAKIKKTYSAALNGYAVELSEAQARKFAADPAVESVVQNRVFSISGTQPNPPSWGLDRIDQRALPLDQSYTYPDSAGEGVTAYIIDTGVRITHNDFGGRASYGYDAIDNDNTAQDGNGHGTHVAATVAGGSYGVAKKAKVVGVRVLNNSGSGTTAQVVAGIDWVTQNAVKPAVANMSLGGGVDTALDTAVRNSIASGVTYAVAAGNSGANASNYSPARVAEAITVGSTTSSDARSSFSNYGSALDVFAPGSSITSAWNSSDTATNTISGTSMATPHVAGAAALYLADNRTATPAQVSSALTTAATPNVVGNPGSGSPNRLLYVGGGTTPPPGSKFENTTDYAINDNATVESPVTVSGVSGNAPAALQVPVNIVHTYIGDLRVQLIAPDGTAYTLKSYGTGGSSDNINTTYTVNASSEVANGTWKLRVSDNAWWDTGKIDSWGLQF; this is encoded by the coding sequence ATGTCCGTGATGCGTAACTCGCAGCGAAGACTGTCCGCGGCCAGCGTGACAGCCGTCGCCGCCCTGGCACTCGGTGCCGCCTCCGCCCTCCCGGCCACCGCGGCAGAGCCCGCCCCGGTGGGCGTGATCGAGAACGCGGGCGCCCCCGGTGCCATCGCAGGCAGCTACATCGTCACCCTCGACGAGTCGGCCGCCGACGCCGGATCCAAGGCGGGCAAGCAACTCGCCGCGGAGTACGGCGCCAAGATCAAGAAGACGTACAGCGCCGCCCTCAACGGATACGCCGTCGAACTCTCCGAGGCGCAGGCCAGGAAGTTCGCCGCCGACCCCGCCGTCGAATCCGTCGTGCAGAACCGGGTGTTCAGCATCTCCGGTACCCAGCCGAACCCGCCTTCCTGGGGCCTGGACCGCATCGACCAGCGCGCGCTGCCGCTCGACCAGAGCTACACCTACCCCGACTCCGCGGGCGAGGGCGTCACCGCGTACATCATCGACACCGGTGTGCGGATCACCCACAACGACTTCGGTGGGCGTGCCTCGTACGGCTACGACGCCATCGACAACGACAACACGGCGCAGGACGGCAACGGCCACGGCACGCACGTCGCCGCCACGGTCGCCGGCGGCTCCTACGGTGTCGCGAAGAAGGCGAAGGTCGTCGGCGTCCGGGTGCTCAACAACTCCGGTTCCGGCACGACCGCCCAGGTCGTCGCGGGCATCGACTGGGTGACGCAGAACGCCGTCAAGCCGGCCGTCGCCAACATGAGCCTCGGCGGCGGCGTCGACACGGCGCTGGACACCGCCGTCCGCAACTCCATCGCGTCCGGCGTCACGTACGCCGTGGCGGCGGGCAACAGCGGCGCCAACGCCTCCAACTACTCCCCGGCCCGGGTGGCCGAGGCCATCACCGTCGGATCCACCACCAGCAGCGACGCCCGTTCCAGCTTCTCCAACTACGGCAGCGCGCTGGACGTCTTCGCCCCGGGCTCTTCCATCACCTCGGCGTGGAACAGCAGCGACACCGCGACCAACACCATCTCCGGCACCTCGATGGCCACCCCGCACGTCGCCGGTGCCGCCGCGCTCTACCTGGCGGACAACCGGACCGCCACCCCGGCACAGGTGTCCTCGGCACTGACCACCGCGGCGACCCCGAACGTGGTCGGCAACCCGGGCTCCGGCTCGCCGAACCGGCTGCTGTACGTCGGCGGCGGCACGACCCCGCCGCCCGGGTCGAAGTTCGAGAACACCACCGACTACGCGATCAACGACAACGCCACCGTGGAGTCGCCCGTCACCGTCAGCGGCGTCTCGGGCAACGCGCCCGCCGCACTCCAGGTGCCGGTCAACATCGTCCACACCTACATCGGTGACCTCCGGGTCCAGCTCATCGCCCCGGACGGCACCGCGTACACGCTGAAGTCGTACGGCACCGGCGGCAGCAGCGACAACATCAACACCACGTACACCGTGAACGCGTCCTCGGAGGTCGCGAACGGCACCTGGAAGCTGCGGGTGAGCGACAACGCCTGGTGGGACACCGGCAAGATCGACTCCTGGGGTCTTCAGTTCTGA
- a CDS encoding pyridoxal-phosphate dependent enzyme, protein MTDYQCPKCGVRSPVESLAWRCPRCHGPWDLDFTAAPVSLDSLTGRVGSLWRYEEALPLAATEATGGGPGAVSLGEGRTPLVPLTSTVTAKLDFLMPTLSFKDRGAVMLAELARRLKPRRVIADSSGNAGTSIAAYCARAGLDCTVYVPAATSPKKVEQIAAHGARLELVPGDREATARAARSAADEGGVFYASHVHNPYFLHGTKTYVYEIWEDLGGRLPEVLVLPVGNGTLLLGAHLAVEELRAHGLIAERPALVAVQTAAVAPLASAFHAGADDITPAEAAPTLAEGIAIPAPPRARQILSAVRAGGGTFHTVTDDRIRAAQLDLAARGLFVEPTGAACWAAIQAHGLEGRTAAVPLCGAGAKTGVAAGG, encoded by the coding sequence ATGACGGACTATCAGTGCCCGAAGTGCGGCGTACGTTCCCCGGTCGAGTCGCTCGCCTGGCGCTGCCCCCGGTGCCACGGCCCCTGGGACCTCGACTTCACCGCGGCGCCCGTCTCCCTCGACTCCCTCACGGGCAGGGTGGGTTCACTGTGGCGGTACGAGGAGGCGCTGCCGCTCGCCGCGACGGAGGCCACGGGCGGCGGCCCCGGAGCCGTCTCGCTCGGGGAGGGACGGACCCCGCTGGTCCCCCTCACCTCCACCGTCACCGCGAAGCTCGACTTCCTGATGCCGACCCTTTCCTTCAAGGACCGCGGCGCCGTCATGCTCGCCGAGCTCGCCCGCCGGCTGAAGCCGCGCCGCGTGATCGCCGACAGCAGCGGCAACGCGGGCACCTCGATCGCCGCCTACTGCGCCCGCGCGGGCCTGGACTGCACCGTGTACGTCCCGGCCGCGACCTCCCCGAAGAAGGTCGAGCAGATCGCCGCCCACGGGGCCCGGCTGGAGCTCGTCCCCGGCGACCGGGAGGCGACCGCACGCGCCGCGCGCTCGGCCGCCGACGAGGGCGGCGTCTTCTACGCCTCGCACGTCCACAACCCGTACTTCCTGCACGGCACGAAGACCTATGTGTACGAGATCTGGGAGGACCTCGGCGGCAGACTGCCCGAGGTTCTGGTCCTGCCCGTCGGCAACGGCACCCTGCTGCTCGGCGCCCACCTGGCCGTCGAGGAACTGCGCGCCCACGGGCTCATCGCGGAACGTCCGGCGCTCGTCGCGGTCCAGACGGCCGCGGTCGCCCCCCTGGCCTCGGCGTTCCACGCGGGGGCGGACGACATCACCCCGGCGGAGGCGGCACCCACCCTCGCCGAGGGCATCGCCATCCCCGCCCCGCCCCGGGCCCGCCAGATCCTCTCCGCCGTCCGCGCCGGCGGCGGCACCTTCCACACGGTGACGGACGACCGGATCCGCGCCGCCCAGCTCGACCTCGCCGCCCGCGGCCTGTTCGTCGAGCCCACGGGCGCGGCCTGCTGGGCGGCGATCCAGGCGCACGGCCTGGAGGGCCGCACGGCGGCGGTGCCGCTGTGCGGGGCGGGGGCGAAGACGGGGGTCGCAGCCGGGGGGTGA